One segment of uncultured Campylobacter sp. DNA contains the following:
- a CDS encoding response regulator codes for MRDLKVLTVDDDAINLKLLEVMLKKYGKFQTILQAKNGLDALAVLEVQPVDLILLDIVMPVMNGLEFLDNLHARESIAHIPVIVLTTDETAKREALNKGAYDFMTKPINDKDLHKKLDDVMNIIGD; via the coding sequence ATGAGAGATTTGAAAGTTTTAACGGTTGATGACGACGCTATAAATTTAAAGCTACTTGAAGTTATGCTAAAAAAATACGGCAAATTCCAAACCATACTCCAAGCCAAAAATGGTTTGGACGCTCTTGCCGTACTCGAAGTTCAGCCCGTTGATTTGATTTTATTAGATATCGTAATGCCTGTGATGAATGGGCTGGAATTTTTAGATAATCTTCACGCTAGAGAAAGTATAGCTCATATCCCCGTCATCGTCCTTACTACGGACGAGACCGCTAAACGAGAGGCTTTAAATAAAGGTGCTTATGACTTTATGACAAAGCCCATCAATGACAAAGATCTTCACAAAAAACTAGACGACGTTATGAATATTATCGGCGATTAA
- a CDS encoding ATP-binding protein: MNLNTTSALRLVSGIPLLLIFAFASYFLFISLQDYARVGILQQQIAKNSNLAALVEQVDKERGITSAFLGSEGNPGMGTLLSGQRKKTDDALAKYKESKNISENVIKKTIFDIFAYGTGNDELLAAETDIDGLLDKLPQVRRDVDAQSKSFGELFSSYFQKFDDDVKTIQRVLREGLVSSNITVWTVSLLNTYEAMDATASERDYIIEYIIGSKAMNQAQLRTWASFNLSSSLPNYYFLPESDARAAILKILDGEEFQNALRETAKISATLQQEADEGHYSVPFQEWFASTTLKYKKLSEISEKINAELAAHADTYLAQRLRNLFIALGIWVLAAILVVFALGITRRLRQNVTDLGNVLSRIGDLTNQHEHIDVRTSEGVNKAYSLIEDALDLIAYQKGAAEDANKAKSIFLANMSHEIRTPLNGIIGFTELLKNTDLDEEKRDYVDTIEKSSENLLTIINNILDVSKIESNKVELEDILFNPIQDFESAVEIYVAKAAEKNIDILLYIDPTLVHHLYGDITKIKEVLINLMSNAVKFTPEHGTIVVEILREPSKAPGEAIVTFSVEDTGIGISEDKLANVFNAFSQADSTITRKYGGTGLGLTISSKYVAMMGGKLQVKSTVGKGTRFYFTLAFKETQKTDADAVFESIKGLNFALLADSADTMYNDIVKNYISKLGGKISIFNTNAQFRSAQNNNKYDALITRFKNYGEVSDILSMPTILTLKPKELQSISISNSKIFTLTEPFNLTKFVKTLDKISKSGIALSRSDFAPQTHEIKLDAEVEKPIVADEMIMEEPIVKERPIINKLDELRHATTSSADELRAILQSRRRTHDAEAHSAHKEEAVSKSSIAQELKKEAPKVEEPVIKPIDIEPMSDIKIEKTEPESPKIDIDIPEIVIPHAGKPKVEPSSTKDAQTDIDEPISLEIPDDFVGLKTHVTQTQAPKAETPSIDLSDIEIELPKIKKEEEEVKVEPAKIEIPKAKVETPKAEIEIPDIDIDLSDIKPSAKVQEPAEKVEIPSVEEEIPVAVKTESEIPIAKASKPDTSSVSAHENEISNVKLSEPESTAEKIIEPEPIAVEPEPITIEPELKPIKPKLEEVKQEPSNIEFESITPVVEPAAQNIPAEEPNIEPEPVDIPKVEPATQNDHVEEPEIEPVSVKVEPVVIQQPEEEEMVEVPVTVYEDEQQEETIMVEEDVEVEEEVEVPAERNPADENVPLVNRKYNAKILIAEDNEINQKLMKHTLNSFNMNLTIVENGLLALEARKANNDYDLIFMDISMPVMDGIESTKQIKQYEHENNLRHIPIVAVTANALKGDREKFMAAGLDEYCTKPIKKDILAQMLDNFIGDKRSDAAPAGGTTKKLVKKLVKRQVPKTVIKTVKVPKTVMKLVPKKSIVSDDVVKAKGARVPTKDILICKANIMESKIFASILKHQYKDVEIAGNFDQLISMAATGSYKLVLIDKKLAGLDLAALESLRRKAPVTKLVLFSNDNDENPLFNEVASYNITKSGLEKLAQKYI, translated from the coding sequence ATGAATTTAAATACTACAAGTGCTTTGAGACTTGTTAGCGGTATCCCGTTACTTTTGATTTTCGCGTTTGCATCATATTTCTTGTTTATCTCTTTGCAGGATTACGCCAGAGTGGGAATTTTGCAGCAGCAAATTGCTAAAAATAGCAACCTCGCGGCGTTAGTAGAGCAGGTAGATAAAGAGCGCGGTATCACTTCGGCGTTTTTGGGTAGCGAGGGAAACCCCGGTATGGGAACCCTTCTATCGGGCCAACGCAAAAAAACCGACGATGCGCTTGCAAAGTATAAAGAAAGCAAAAATATCAGTGAAAACGTCATAAAAAAGACTATTTTTGATATTTTCGCTTACGGCACCGGTAATGACGAGCTTCTGGCTGCCGAGACCGATATAGACGGTTTATTAGACAAACTTCCGCAGGTAAGAAGGGATGTCGATGCTCAAAGCAAAAGCTTCGGTGAGCTTTTCAGCTCATATTTTCAAAAATTCGATGATGATGTAAAAACAATCCAACGAGTGCTAAGAGAGGGTCTTGTAAGCTCAAATATTACCGTTTGGACGGTTTCGTTGCTTAATACTTATGAGGCGATGGATGCCACTGCATCGGAGCGCGACTATATTATCGAATACATCATCGGTAGCAAGGCTATGAATCAGGCACAGCTAAGGACTTGGGCTAGCTTCAACCTATCTAGTTCGCTTCCTAATTACTACTTCTTGCCGGAATCTGATGCCAGAGCTGCGATTTTAAAAATTCTAGACGGAGAGGAATTTCAAAACGCATTAAGAGAGACTGCTAAAATTTCAGCCACATTGCAGCAAGAAGCGGACGAGGGACATTATAGCGTGCCTTTTCAAGAGTGGTTTGCCTCTACTACACTTAAATATAAAAAGCTAAGCGAAATTTCTGAAAAGATCAATGCTGAGCTTGCAGCGCATGCCGATACTTATCTAGCGCAAAGACTAAGAAACCTATTTATTGCTCTTGGCATATGGGTTTTAGCGGCTATTTTGGTCGTTTTTGCCTTGGGTATTACAAGACGTTTAAGACAGAACGTTACCGACCTCGGCAACGTGCTTAGCCGAATCGGCGATTTGACGAATCAGCACGAGCATATCGACGTTAGGACTAGTGAGGGTGTTAACAAGGCGTATTCACTTATCGAGGATGCGCTCGATCTGATTGCATATCAAAAGGGCGCTGCGGAGGATGCCAATAAGGCAAAATCGATCTTTTTGGCCAATATGTCGCACGAGATCAGAACGCCACTTAACGGCATCATCGGCTTTACGGAGCTTCTTAAAAATACTGATCTGGATGAAGAGAAGCGCGATTACGTTGATACCATCGAAAAATCGTCCGAAAACCTTCTAACGATCATTAATAACATTTTGGATGTCTCCAAGATCGAAAGTAATAAGGTCGAGCTTGAGGATATCTTATTTAACCCTATTCAAGATTTCGAAAGCGCGGTTGAAATTTACGTAGCTAAGGCTGCCGAAAAGAATATCGACATCCTGCTCTACATCGATCCTACACTCGTGCATCATCTATACGGAGACATCACGAAGATCAAAGAGGTTCTTATCAACCTCATGTCAAATGCGGTCAAATTTACGCCTGAGCACGGCACTATCGTGGTCGAAATTTTAAGGGAGCCTAGCAAAGCTCCAGGAGAGGCGATCGTAACGTTTAGCGTAGAAGATACCGGCATTGGAATTTCTGAAGATAAGCTCGCAAATGTATTTAACGCCTTCTCTCAAGCTGACTCTACAATCACGCGCAAATATGGTGGAACGGGTCTTGGACTTACGATTTCGTCTAAATACGTAGCGATGATGGGCGGCAAGCTTCAGGTCAAATCTACCGTAGGAAAGGGTACTAGATTTTACTTCACCCTTGCTTTTAAAGAGACTCAAAAGACTGATGCAGACGCAGTATTTGAAAGCATCAAAGGATTAAATTTCGCGCTTTTAGCTGATAGCGCCGATACGATGTATAATGATATCGTTAAAAATTATATCAGCAAGCTAGGCGGTAAAATTTCGATATTTAATACGAACGCGCAGTTCCGCTCAGCGCAAAATAATAACAAATATGACGCCCTTATCACTAGATTTAAGAATTACGGCGAGGTTAGCGATATATTGAGTATGCCTACGATCTTAACTCTTAAGCCAAAAGAGCTTCAAAGTATTAGTATTTCAAATTCCAAAATTTTTACCCTTACAGAGCCTTTTAACTTAACTAAATTCGTTAAGACGCTAGATAAAATTTCAAAATCCGGAATTGCTCTAAGTAGATCGGATTTTGCTCCACAGACGCATGAGATTAAGCTGGATGCCGAGGTAGAAAAGCCTATCGTCGCTGATGAAATGATTATGGAAGAGCCGATAGTAAAAGAAAGACCTATCATCAACAAGCTCGATGAATTACGACATGCTACTACTTCGTCGGCAGACGAGCTACGCGCTATCTTGCAAAGCAGAAGGCGTACGCATGATGCCGAGGCTCATTCTGCGCATAAAGAGGAGGCTGTTAGTAAGTCTAGTATCGCTCAAGAGCTCAAAAAAGAAGCTCCTAAGGTGGAAGAGCCGGTCATTAAGCCTATAGATATCGAGCCTATGAGTGATATTAAGATTGAAAAGACAGAGCCTGAATCACCAAAGATCGATATAGATATTCCTGAAATAGTAATTCCACACGCAGGAAAGCCAAAGGTAGAGCCTTCAAGCACAAAGGATGCCCAGACCGATATCGATGAGCCTATATCTTTGGAAATCCCTGATGATTTTGTGGGGCTCAAAACACATGTAACGCAGACTCAGGCTCCTAAAGCCGAAACTCCTAGCATCGATCTTTCTGATATCGAAATAGAGCTTCCTAAGATTAAAAAAGAGGAAGAAGAAGTAAAGGTTGAGCCTGCAAAAATAGAAATTCCAAAGGCTAAGGTTGAGACGCCTAAGGCTGAGATTGAAATTCCTGATATAGATATCGATCTTTCGGATATCAAACCGAGCGCCAAGGTGCAAGAGCCTGCCGAAAAGGTTGAAATTCCAAGCGTAGAAGAAGAAATCCCTGTAGCCGTTAAAACCGAGTCTGAAATTCCTATCGCTAAAGCTTCGAAGCCTGATACTTCAAGTGTTTCTGCTCATGAAAATGAAATTTCAAATGTTAAACTTTCAGAACCTGAAAGTACAGCTGAAAAGATAATTGAGCCAGAACCTATCGCTGTTGAGCCAGAGCCGATAACAATTGAGCCTGAACTAAAACCTATCAAGCCAAAACTTGAAGAGGTTAAACAGGAGCCTTCAAATATCGAGTTTGAATCGATAACGCCAGTAGTAGAACCAGCGGCTCAAAATATTCCTGCCGAAGAGCCGAATATTGAGCCAGAGCCTGTAGATATTCCGAAGGTGGAGCCTGCTACTCAAAACGACCATGTCGAAGAGCCTGAGATCGAGCCTGTTAGCGTAAAAGTCGAACCGGTAGTTATCCAGCAGCCTGAGGAAGAGGAGATGGTCGAGGTGCCCGTTACCGTATACGAAGACGAGCAACAGGAAGAAACCATTATGGTCGAAGAGGATGTCGAAGTCGAAGAAGAGGTTGAAGTGCCGGCAGAGCGAAATCCTGCCGATGAAAATGTACCTTTGGTCAATAGAAAATATAATGCCAAAATCCTTATTGCAGAGGATAATGAGATCAATCAAAAGCTTATGAAGCATACGTTAAATAGCTTTAATATGAATTTGACGATAGTCGAAAACGGACTTTTGGCGCTGGAAGCCAGAAAAGCCAATAACGACTATGATCTCATATTTATGGATATTTCGATGCCTGTTATGGACGGTATAGAATCTACAAAGCAGATCAAGCAATACGAGCACGAAAATAATCTCCGCCACATCCCGATCGTAGCTGTTACTGCCAATGCGCTAAAGGGCGATAGAGAGAAATTTATGGCGGCGGGGCTTGACGAATACTGCACCAAGCCGATCAAAAAGGATATCTTAGCCCAAATGCTAGATAATTTTATCGGTGATAAACGATCTGATGCAGCGCCTGCCGGTGGAACTACAAAGAAGCTGGTTAAAAAGCTTGTCAAACGCCAGGTGCCTAAGACGGTCATTAAAACTGTCAAAGTGCCAAAGACGGTAATGAAGCTAGTTCCTAAAAAAAGCATAGTTTCCGATGACGTAGTGAAAGCTAAGGGTGCGCGCGTGCCGACAAAAGATATACTTATATGTAAGGCAAACATTATGGAAAGTAAAATTTTTGCCAGCATATTAAAACACCAGTATAAAGACGTAGAAATTGCGGGCAATTTCGACCAGCTTATTTCTATGGCGGCTACGGGCAGCTATAAACTTGTTTTGATTGATAAAAAGCTAGCGGGGCTAGACTTAGCGGCGTTAGAGAGCTTGCGCCGAAAAGCGCCTGTGACCAAGCTAGTTCTGTTTTCTAACGACAACGATGAAAATCCACTATTTAACGAAGTCGCTAGTTACAATATTACCAAGTCGGGTCTTGAGAAACTCGCACAAAAATATATATAA